A stretch of Verrucomicrobiia bacterium DNA encodes these proteins:
- a CDS encoding DUF892 family protein: protein MRAKLLEDLYGDQIARLLDAELQQQSVLPRLEQGAGAIELKKALQRHIVKTREHVRRLEAVAAALHPHPFAESKAMLGILAEAADCIDSGMDTDLLDAALIGSLLAAESHEVACYTSVVSLARLLGRTEESDLLMQSLHEEKVMDDTLYALAEILTGETADAEHQLH from the coding sequence GTGAGAGCGAAGTTGTTGGAAGATTTATACGGCGACCAGATCGCGCGCCTCCTCGATGCTGAACTCCAGCAGCAGTCGGTTCTCCCACGCCTCGAACAGGGCGCCGGCGCGATTGAACTCAAGAAAGCCCTTCAACGGCATATCGTCAAAACGCGGGAACATGTCCGGCGGCTGGAGGCAGTCGCGGCTGCCTTGCATCCGCACCCTTTCGCCGAATCGAAGGCCATGCTTGGAATCCTCGCCGAAGCGGCGGACTGCATCGACTCGGGCATGGACACGGACCTCTTGGACGCGGCGTTGATCGGATCGCTTCTCGCAGCCGAGTCTCACGAGGTCGCTTGCTACACGTCCGTAGTCAGCCTCGCACGGCTGCTCGGAAGGACCGAAGAGTCGGACCTGTTGATGCAGTCGTTGCATGAGGAGAAGGTCATGGATGATACGCTCTATGCCCTGGCGGAAATCCTGACGGGAGAAACAGCTGACGCGGAGCACCAGCTGCATTAA
- a CDS encoding endonuclease/exonuclease/phosphatase family protein: MLKALLIAGSVVVLLGTVLPLFRTDAWWVRVFDFSHLQIAILGLLLAIALVFSRGMFPPTFGWTLLAVAGLCVAANFCWIFPYTRLASKQVLPAKGNQEMVSVLAANVLQGNRNAKTLLDIIRETNPDLILITEADERWTRELQSLTNEYRHTLLHPLENTYGISLYSRLPLVNPEVRFLTDRGVPSIRTGVRCGGQEVLFYGVHPRPPGRPAENDHEPMDSTQRDAELVLVAKEIQKVKGPVIVAGDFNDVAWSHTSRMFRRISRLLDPRVGRGFFNTYHARIPILRFPLDHLFHSDDFTLVKIERLKKIGSDHFPILAVLRLEPGAAAEQEAPPKKPSDEREAVESVQRNREHEAEDGAAVAKH; the protein is encoded by the coding sequence ATGCTCAAGGCGTTGCTGATCGCGGGTTCAGTCGTGGTGCTTCTCGGCACCGTCCTGCCGCTGTTTCGGACGGACGCCTGGTGGGTGCGGGTGTTTGACTTCTCTCATCTGCAGATCGCAATCCTCGGGCTTCTGCTCGCGATTGCACTCGTGTTTTCTCGCGGCATGTTTCCTCCAACCTTCGGGTGGACCCTGCTCGCCGTGGCCGGCTTGTGCGTGGCGGCGAACTTCTGCTGGATTTTTCCATACACCCGCCTCGCTTCAAAACAGGTGCTCCCGGCGAAGGGAAATCAGGAAATGGTTTCGGTGCTCGCGGCAAACGTTCTCCAGGGGAATCGCAATGCAAAAACTCTCCTCGACATCATCCGCGAAACGAATCCAGACCTGATCCTCATCACAGAGGCAGACGAGCGGTGGACGAGAGAGCTGCAGTCCCTGACGAACGAATATCGGCATACCCTGCTGCATCCACTGGAGAATACTTATGGAATCAGCCTGTATTCGCGATTACCGCTGGTGAATCCGGAGGTGCGTTTCCTGACGGACCGCGGCGTACCGTCCATACGAACGGGCGTTCGATGCGGCGGCCAGGAGGTTCTCTTCTACGGGGTGCATCCAAGGCCGCCGGGACGACCTGCGGAAAATGATCATGAGCCGATGGATAGCACGCAGCGGGATGCCGAGTTGGTGCTCGTCGCGAAGGAGATTCAGAAGGTCAAAGGCCCCGTGATCGTTGCTGGAGACTTCAATGACGTGGCATGGTCGCATACGAGCCGCATGTTCCGTCGAATCAGCCGGCTGCTCGATCCGCGTGTGGGCCGCGGATTCTTCAATACCTATCATGCCCGCATTCCGATACTGCGATTTCCGTTGGATCATCTCTTCCACTCCGATGACTTCACGCTGGTGAAGATCGAGCGCTTGAAGAAGATCGGTTCGGATCACTTTCCGATCCTTGCCGTCCTGCGCCTGGAACCCGGCGCGGCCGCTGAACAGGAAGCTCCGCCGAAGAAGCCGTCCGACGAACGGGAGGCGGTTGAATCCGTTCAGAGAAACCGCGAACACGAGGCAGAGGACGGGGCAGCGGTGGCAAAGCATTAA
- a CDS encoding outer membrane beta-barrel protein: protein MNISKWTQVLLGAGLITLPAVAQAAELETPSLLTAVSSTTLSGYIDTSAVWKVGTGNANMPGRVYDGADTQDGFNLNVVSLTLTKPLDEGEWSAGYNVQMLLGPWATKRGTRSIIGSGGDLAMNEAVILLRAPVGNGIDFKVGQFGTYNGYEAFDTYKNPNWSRSYGFYIESSAHTGISASYKFNDMFSAMVGVGNIAGFNNQADAKSSIESRKAYLGILTFTAPGSFGAMSGATLSAGYTYGDAVPAGGTNGFNNVSGIPNPDGRWSQGNFYVGGAIPLPVSGLSLGFAYDYTHGYLFEESYAEAAALYLSWQITEKMKLNTRADYAWGSNGTFGYMTSDGEKNELLSLTGTLDYALWKNVISRAEVRWDTALSGDRPFGGKVDPTDRNAVSLALNFIYQF, encoded by the coding sequence ATGAACATAAGTAAATGGACGCAGGTCCTCTTAGGCGCCGGTCTGATCACCCTCCCAGCAGTTGCGCAGGCCGCAGAGCTCGAAACACCCTCGCTTTTGACCGCCGTATCCTCCACCACCCTGAGCGGTTACATCGATACCTCCGCCGTTTGGAAGGTGGGAACTGGCAACGCAAACATGCCTGGCCGCGTCTATGACGGAGCCGATACGCAGGATGGCTTCAATCTCAATGTTGTCAGCCTTACGCTCACCAAGCCGCTCGATGAAGGTGAATGGTCCGCGGGCTACAATGTGCAGATGCTGCTCGGCCCCTGGGCGACAAAGCGCGGGACCCGATCGATCATTGGTTCCGGGGGCGACCTCGCGATGAACGAAGCGGTCATCCTGCTGCGCGCGCCCGTCGGCAACGGCATTGATTTCAAGGTCGGCCAGTTCGGAACCTACAACGGTTACGAAGCGTTCGATACTTACAAGAACCCGAACTGGAGCCGTTCTTACGGGTTCTATATTGAATCCTCCGCGCACACCGGCATCTCGGCGAGTTACAAGTTCAACGACATGTTCAGCGCCATGGTGGGCGTCGGCAACATCGCCGGCTTCAACAATCAGGCCGACGCGAAGTCCTCCATTGAATCGCGCAAAGCCTACCTCGGTATCCTGACGTTCACGGCGCCCGGAAGCTTTGGTGCGATGAGTGGCGCCACATTGTCGGCGGGCTACACCTATGGCGACGCCGTGCCAGCGGGCGGAACCAATGGATTCAACAATGTCTCGGGCATTCCGAACCCGGACGGACGATGGAGCCAGGGGAACTTTTATGTCGGCGGCGCCATTCCATTGCCGGTCTCGGGCCTCAGTCTCGGTTTCGCATATGATTACACGCATGGATATCTGTTTGAAGAATCCTATGCCGAAGCAGCGGCCTTGTACCTGAGCTGGCAGATCACCGAGAAGATGAAACTGAATACCCGTGCTGATTATGCGTGGGGCAGCAACGGAACCTTCGGTTACATGACCTCGGACGGCGAAAAGAACGAGCTCCTGTCACTCACCGGAACTCTGGACTACGCCCTTTGGAAGAATGTCATCAGCCGCGCCGAAGTGCGCTGGGATACTGCACTGTCGGGTGACCGTCCGTTTGGAGGCAAGGTTGATCCAACCGACCGGAACGCCGTGTCGCTGGCCCTGAACTTCATTTACCAGTTCTGA
- the urtA gene encoding urea ABC transporter substrate-binding protein: MKLSLLKKSLLAAIAAGVSLGVQAADVVKVGVLHSLSGTMAISETSLKDVLLFSFDEINKSGGVKVAGKNYLIEPVVVDPASNWPLFAEKAEQLLVKDKVSVVFGCWTSVSRKSVLPVFERNNGLLFYPVQYEGEELSKNIFYTAEAVNQQAIPAVDYMLAEGKKKFYLLGSDYVYPRTTNKILKQYLKMKGIPDSDIIEIYTPFGHTDYQTIVAEIKKFAASGNACVISTLNGDTNVPYFKEYANAGLTSENCPVVSFSISEDEFRGLPAKELVGQLGCWTYFMSLKNPENDAFVKSFQAWLQDPKVTGVDYQVTGVDPKGRVTCSPMNLSRIGVNLWKQAVEKAGTFEVDAVRKALVGQKFKGPAGEVTMQENHHLVNNVYIGETMASGQFKVIKTYTGVAAEPFSEKFLK, encoded by the coding sequence ATGAAGCTCTCACTGCTGAAAAAATCCCTGCTTGCCGCTATTGCCGCCGGCGTTTCGCTTGGTGTCCAGGCGGCTGACGTCGTCAAAGTCGGTGTGCTGCATTCCCTCAGCGGCACCATGGCCATCAGCGAAACCTCGCTGAAGGACGTGTTGCTGTTTTCGTTCGACGAGATCAATAAAAGCGGCGGTGTCAAAGTCGCCGGGAAGAATTACCTGATCGAACCCGTGGTCGTGGATCCAGCCTCCAACTGGCCGCTCTTTGCAGAGAAGGCGGAGCAGTTGCTCGTCAAGGACAAGGTTTCGGTCGTGTTCGGCTGCTGGACCTCGGTCAGCCGCAAATCGGTCCTGCCGGTGTTCGAGCGCAACAACGGCCTGCTCTTCTACCCCGTGCAGTACGAGGGCGAGGAGTTGTCGAAGAATATTTTCTACACGGCCGAAGCGGTGAATCAACAGGCGATCCCCGCGGTCGATTACATGCTCGCGGAAGGAAAGAAGAAGTTTTACCTGCTTGGCTCCGACTACGTTTATCCCCGCACCACCAACAAGATCCTGAAGCAGTATCTCAAGATGAAGGGGATTCCTGATTCGGACATCATTGAGATCTACACTCCCTTCGGCCACACGGACTACCAGACGATCGTGGCGGAAATCAAAAAGTTTGCTGCCTCCGGAAACGCCTGCGTCATCAGCACTCTCAACGGCGACACGAATGTTCCGTATTTTAAAGAGTACGCCAACGCGGGGCTGACATCGGAAAATTGCCCTGTGGTTTCCTTCTCGATTTCCGAGGATGAATTCCGCGGCCTGCCCGCGAAGGAGCTCGTCGGCCAGCTGGGTTGCTGGACTTATTTCATGTCCTTGAAGAATCCCGAGAACGACGCGTTCGTGAAGAGCTTCCAGGCCTGGCTGCAGGATCCGAAAGTCACCGGCGTTGATTACCAGGTTACGGGCGTCGATCCGAAAGGCCGCGTCACATGCAGCCCCATGAACCTGTCCCGCATCGGCGTGAACCTGTGGAAGCAGGCTGTGGAAAAGGCGGGCACCTTTGAAGTGGATGCCGTGCGCAAGGCGCTGGTCGGCCAGAAGTTCAAAGGTCCTGCGGGAGAAGTGACGATGCAGGAGAACCATCACCTCGTGAACAATGTTTACATCGGCGAGACGATGGCGAGCGGCCAGTTCAAGGTCATCAAGACCTATACTGGCGTGGCCGCCGAGCCTTTCAGCGAAAAATTTCTGAAATAG
- the urtB gene encoding urea ABC transporter permease subunit UrtB — MNRIYCVLALCCLVLAADAADSTAPTNRFRSVLTQAAISQDAAEQIALIRELVGADDGLISRALAAWRVGELFLHHPTNGSPAPILLDSKLDAEGRARGIDVSTGEFIVDAAGKPVLFLQGDLTAIDNSSRLRRAIKTTLDLYAVNNPQPKMRRDAVIKLGQEQNAEYLPHFQNRIAIENDAEVRKLLKEAIALTLMASTDTNVQIAAVTQLGEMRSINGLEFLKNLQKTFAGKSSGHPETLVHAVRLSIAQIENYLWWGNLFGTAFRGFSLAAVLLVAALGLAITFGLMGVINMAHGEVMAIGAYTAYFVQGIFGTGLLFSLFGKQMSVGGFGLTGYAFDSYFIVALLASFVTAALAGLALERGVIRFLYKRPLESLLATWGVSLVLQQILRHTFGAANVQVNSPSWLTGSYVLHDVLFAFNRLFVIGFAVFIVFCTYLLLTRTSLGLQIRAVMQNRTMASCMGVRTDRVNMMTFMLGSGLAGMAGACMSQIANVGPSLGQSYIIDCFMIVVLGGVGNIVGTVSASLGVGVTDQILQPWLGAVLGKITVLAAIILFLQWRPNGIFVTRSRSLDG; from the coding sequence GTGAATCGCATTTATTGTGTCCTGGCGCTTTGTTGCCTCGTGCTGGCCGCCGATGCGGCGGATTCGACTGCACCCACGAATCGTTTTCGATCAGTTCTCACCCAGGCCGCCATCAGCCAGGATGCCGCCGAGCAGATCGCGCTGATTCGGGAGTTGGTCGGCGCCGATGACGGCCTGATTTCCCGTGCCCTGGCCGCATGGCGCGTCGGCGAGCTCTTTCTTCATCACCCCACAAACGGATCTCCTGCGCCTATCCTATTGGATTCAAAACTCGATGCCGAAGGCCGCGCGCGGGGGATCGATGTCAGCACAGGTGAATTCATTGTTGATGCCGCCGGCAAACCGGTCCTGTTTCTGCAAGGTGATCTCACCGCAATCGACAACAGCTCGCGCCTGCGCCGCGCCATCAAGACCACGCTCGATCTGTACGCGGTCAACAATCCGCAGCCAAAAATGCGAAGAGACGCTGTGATCAAGCTCGGCCAGGAACAGAACGCAGAGTATCTCCCGCACTTTCAAAATCGGATCGCGATTGAGAACGACGCGGAGGTGAGAAAGCTTTTGAAGGAAGCGATCGCACTCACTCTGATGGCGTCGACCGATACGAACGTGCAGATCGCCGCTGTGACCCAGTTGGGCGAAATGCGATCGATCAACGGGCTCGAATTCCTCAAGAACCTGCAAAAGACTTTCGCAGGGAAGTCCTCGGGCCATCCCGAAACGCTGGTGCACGCGGTTCGCCTCTCCATTGCGCAAATTGAAAATTACCTCTGGTGGGGAAACCTGTTCGGCACGGCGTTCCGCGGGTTTAGCCTTGCGGCAGTTTTGCTGGTCGCGGCGCTGGGCCTTGCGATCACCTTTGGGCTCATGGGCGTGATCAACATGGCGCATGGCGAAGTCATGGCGATTGGCGCCTACACCGCCTACTTCGTTCAGGGAATCTTTGGGACAGGTCTGCTGTTTTCGCTGTTTGGGAAGCAGATGTCGGTCGGCGGTTTTGGGCTCACTGGCTACGCTTTTGATTCGTACTTCATCGTGGCTCTGCTCGCATCGTTTGTGACGGCCGCACTCGCCGGGCTCGCACTCGAACGCGGCGTCATCCGATTCCTTTACAAGCGTCCCCTGGAATCATTGCTCGCCACGTGGGGCGTCAGCCTGGTGCTGCAGCAGATTCTCCGGCACACGTTCGGCGCCGCGAACGTTCAGGTGAACTCGCCATCGTGGCTGACCGGAAGTTATGTCCTGCACGACGTCCTGTTCGCCTTCAACAGGCTCTTTGTGATCGGCTTTGCAGTATTCATCGTGTTCTGCACCTACCTGCTGCTGACACGAACATCGCTTGGGTTGCAGATCCGCGCCGTGATGCAGAATCGCACCATGGCCTCCTGCATGGGAGTCCGCACAGATCGCGTGAACATGATGACCTTCATGCTGGGTTCAGGTCTCGCAGGCATGGCGGGTGCGTGCATGTCGCAGATCGCGAATGTGGGTCCCAGCCTCGGACAGAGCTATATCATTGATTGCTTCATGATTGTGGTTCTCGGTGGCGTTGGAAACATCGTGGGCACCGTGTCGGCATCGCTTGGCGTCGGGGTTACCGACCAGATTCTGCAGCCCTGGCTCGGCGCGGTCCTCGGGAAGATCACCGTGCTGGCTGCGATCATCCTGTTCCTGCAATGGAGGCCGAACGGGATTTTCGTCACCCGCAGCCGCAGCCTTGATGGATGA
- the urtC gene encoding urea ABC transporter permease subunit UrtC has product MLSTCFKLRELWIIGILSFVALVLLPCLNAFVPATSALHVSSFTLSLYGKYLTYAVLALGVNLLWGYTGILSLGQCLFFALGGYALGMYLMLKIGNLGQYKAAIPDFMVFLEFATKYPESGGLPPHWIPFKQFWFAAAMVIVVPATVAYIFGFLAFRSRIKGVYFSILSQALTYAACLMFFRNDFTFGGNNGLTDFKFILGYDVNAPGTKRALYMCSAALLLGVYLFCRWLTSTKFGLIQRAIRDSENRVLFSGYATANFKLFVFVAAAVIAGLGGALFVPQVGIINPSEMSPEKSLEAVVWVAVGGRGSMLGPIIGAVGINALKSYATHAFAEQWPYILGLLFIFVTLFMPKGIIGLPAQFRELKRRYWNRGRTEPDRGGGAQRLPAGTEPGQDSQSLLPAKHPIQP; this is encoded by the coding sequence ATGCTCTCCACCTGTTTCAAACTACGCGAGCTCTGGATCATTGGCATCCTGTCGTTCGTCGCCCTGGTTCTCCTGCCTTGTCTGAATGCATTTGTGCCCGCGACGAGCGCGCTGCACGTGAGTTCGTTTACACTCAGCCTTTACGGAAAGTACCTGACCTATGCTGTATTGGCGCTCGGCGTGAACCTGCTGTGGGGTTACACGGGAATCCTGAGCCTTGGGCAATGCCTTTTCTTCGCCCTGGGCGGCTATGCGCTCGGCATGTATCTCATGCTCAAGATCGGCAACCTCGGCCAATACAAGGCCGCCATTCCCGATTTCATGGTGTTCCTCGAATTCGCAACCAAGTATCCCGAATCCGGCGGATTGCCTCCGCATTGGATTCCCTTCAAACAGTTCTGGTTTGCAGCGGCAATGGTGATCGTTGTGCCCGCAACAGTGGCGTACATCTTTGGCTTCCTGGCATTTCGATCGCGAATCAAGGGAGTGTATTTTTCGATCCTAAGCCAGGCCCTCACCTACGCGGCCTGCCTGATGTTCTTTCGCAATGACTTCACCTTTGGTGGCAACAACGGCCTGACCGACTTCAAGTTCATCCTCGGTTACGACGTCAACGCGCCCGGAACGAAGCGCGCGTTGTACATGTGTTCGGCTGCGCTGTTGCTCGGAGTTTATCTCTTCTGCCGATGGCTGACTTCGACAAAGTTCGGATTGATTCAGCGTGCCATCCGCGATTCGGAGAACCGCGTTCTTTTCTCGGGATACGCGACTGCAAACTTCAAGCTCTTCGTCTTTGTCGCGGCAGCCGTGATAGCGGGGCTCGGGGGGGCTTTGTTCGTGCCGCAGGTTGGCATCATCAACCCAAGCGAAATGTCTCCGGAAAAATCCCTGGAGGCCGTTGTGTGGGTGGCCGTGGGCGGCCGCGGCAGCATGCTCGGCCCCATCATCGGCGCGGTTGGCATCAACGCCTTGAAGAGCTACGCCACCCATGCGTTTGCCGAGCAATGGCCGTACATCCTCGGCTTGCTCTTCATCTTCGTGACATTGTTCATGCCGAAGGGAATCATTGGATTGCCCGCACAGTTCCGTGAACTGAAGCGCCGTTATTGGAATCGCGGCCGAACCGAACCCGATCGCGGAGGAGGAGCGCAGCGCCTCCCGGCAGGCACTGAACCCGGCCAGGATTCTCAAAGCCTGCTGCCAGCAAAACATCCCATCCAGCCATGA
- the urtD gene encoding urea ABC transporter ATP-binding protein UrtD, translated as MKAVSKDFVLSLEDVSKTFDGFKAISKLNFYMDEGELRVIIGPNGAGKSTMLDLITGRTKPDRGKIEFGRDTDLTRLNEYQINRLGIGRKFQTPSVYVDHTVLENIWLSLEGTRTVWSTLFARITAAQRERIQNVLETVGLSEKASVKAGLLSHGQKQWLEIGMLLAQNPRLLLVDEPAAGMTDEETHKTGELLMSLEGKHSIVVIEHDMTFVRQIARKVTVLHQGSVLCEGSVDEVQNNERVIEVYLGRKKKN; from the coding sequence ATGAAAGCAGTCTCCAAGGATTTTGTTTTATCGCTGGAAGACGTCAGCAAAACCTTCGATGGCTTCAAGGCGATCTCGAAGTTGAATTTCTACATGGATGAGGGCGAGCTGCGGGTGATCATCGGGCCGAACGGGGCAGGGAAGAGCACGATGCTCGACCTGATTACGGGCCGCACAAAACCGGATCGCGGCAAGATCGAGTTCGGGCGCGACACTGACCTGACGCGATTGAACGAATATCAGATCAACCGCCTTGGCATCGGGCGCAAGTTCCAGACGCCCTCGGTTTACGTGGACCACACGGTGCTCGAGAACATCTGGCTTTCACTCGAAGGGACCCGCACCGTCTGGAGCACGCTATTCGCGCGAATCACAGCCGCGCAGCGGGAACGGATTCAGAATGTGCTGGAGACCGTGGGGCTTTCTGAAAAGGCCAGTGTCAAAGCGGGCCTCTTAAGCCACGGGCAAAAGCAATGGCTCGAAATTGGCATGTTGCTCGCGCAGAACCCCAGGCTCCTGTTGGTGGATGAACCGGCCGCCGGGATGACCGATGAGGAGACACACAAGACCGGCGAGTTGCTGATGAGCCTGGAGGGGAAGCACAGCATCGTGGTGATTGAGCATGACATGACGTTTGTTCGCCAGATTGCCCGCAAGGTCACGGTGCTGCACCAGGGAAGCGTGTTGTGCGAGGGAAGCGTTGACGAGGTTCAGAACAACGAACGAGTGATCGAGGTTTATCTCGGAAGAAAAAAGAAGAACTGA
- a CDS encoding ABC transporter ATP-binding protein — translation MLTISNIHVSYDGSRILRDVSLTVAPGQVVCLMGRNGVGKTTTLKAIVGTVKCDSGSVRIGGTELARLKPDQRARHGLGYVPQGRDIFPNMTVWENLRIGAVAQGKKLNGELDRVYQLFPVLKDMLQRKGGVLSGGQQQQLAIGRALLTNPKVLLLDEPTEGIQPNIIDQIGDTIKVLRDEGLHGGERRDYSQEVTNAIKALRKEGQIGILLVEQYLDFCLDVGDHFFIMDRGAVVAQGPIRDLNDDMVRAHLTV, via the coding sequence ATGCTGACGATTTCCAACATTCACGTTTCCTACGATGGTTCCCGAATTCTTCGCGACGTGAGCCTCACTGTGGCGCCGGGACAGGTCGTGTGCCTGATGGGACGGAACGGCGTGGGGAAGACCACCACGCTCAAGGCCATTGTCGGAACAGTGAAATGCGACTCGGGGTCCGTGAGGATCGGCGGCACCGAGCTGGCGCGCCTGAAGCCAGACCAGCGCGCGCGGCATGGGCTCGGATACGTGCCGCAGGGGCGCGATATATTCCCGAACATGACTGTCTGGGAGAATCTGCGGATTGGCGCGGTGGCGCAGGGAAAGAAACTGAACGGCGAACTGGATCGCGTGTATCAGTTGTTTCCCGTGCTGAAGGACATGCTGCAGCGAAAGGGCGGTGTGCTCAGCGGAGGCCAGCAGCAGCAGCTGGCAATCGGCCGCGCGCTGCTGACCAATCCCAAAGTGCTCCTGCTCGACGAACCGACCGAAGGAATCCAGCCGAACATCATCGACCAGATTGGCGACACGATCAAAGTCCTGCGCGACGAAGGCTTGCATGGCGGAGAACGCCGGGATTATTCCCAGGAAGTCACCAACGCCATCAAGGCTCTTCGGAAGGAAGGCCAGATTGGCATCCTGCTGGTGGAACAGTACCTCGATTTCTGCCTCGATGTCGGCGATCACTTTTTCATCATGGATCGTGGCGCGGTTGTGGCGCAGGGTCCGATCCGGGACTTGAACGATGACATGGTTCGCGCACACCTCACCGTTTGA
- a CDS encoding bile acid:sodium symporter family protein, producing MATKTPPAKAHWIRSNGFILGLAGAVALAFFFPEPGARGGWLNPGLLNNGGIALILFLQGLSLAFEQVRSGAGNWRLHLVIQSFTFIVFPLAGLLLDAITAVAWPAEPAAIRAGFLYLCLLPSTVSTSVVLTAVARGNTAGALFNAAASNILGVFLTPILVQLLMHQSGQSAPLAPLLLKIMMLTLVPFFSGMLLRPHMRGFIEKNKAWVARISNTVILFIVYTAFCDSVHERIWERHGWLMTAQVLIAVALLFGFISALVYVTCRALKMNREDLIAAYFCSVKKTLAMGVPLAMLIFGTREDLSLILLPIMLYHPLQLFANGLLANRWARQT from the coding sequence GTGGCAACGAAAACTCCGCCGGCAAAGGCGCATTGGATTCGCAGCAACGGCTTCATCCTCGGACTCGCGGGTGCGGTCGCGTTGGCGTTTTTCTTTCCTGAGCCGGGCGCGCGCGGCGGCTGGCTGAATCCCGGCCTTCTGAATAATGGCGGGATCGCACTGATCCTCTTCCTGCAGGGCCTTTCACTGGCATTTGAGCAGGTGCGCAGCGGGGCGGGGAACTGGCGGCTCCACTTGGTGATTCAGTCCTTCACCTTCATCGTCTTTCCGCTCGCAGGCCTTCTGCTCGATGCGATCACGGCTGTGGCGTGGCCGGCGGAGCCCGCTGCCATTCGCGCGGGATTTCTGTACCTGTGCCTCCTGCCTTCCACGGTTTCGACTTCCGTAGTGCTCACAGCCGTCGCACGCGGCAATACTGCCGGAGCCCTCTTCAATGCTGCCGCGTCGAACATTCTCGGGGTCTTCCTCACACCCATCCTGGTGCAGTTGCTGATGCACCAGTCAGGACAATCAGCACCGCTCGCGCCGCTGCTGCTCAAGATCATGATGCTGACGCTCGTGCCATTCTTCTCTGGCATGTTGCTGCGCCCGCACATGCGCGGATTCATCGAAAAGAACAAAGCCTGGGTGGCGCGCATCAGCAACACTGTCATTCTCTTCATCGTTTACACGGCGTTCTGCGATTCTGTTCATGAGCGGATCTGGGAACGTCATGGCTGGTTGATGACCGCGCAGGTGTTGATCGCAGTGGCGTTGTTGTTCGGCTTCATTTCGGCCCTCGTGTACGTGACGTGCCGCGCGCTGAAGATGAACCGCGAGGATCTGATCGCGGCGTATTTTTGTTCCGTGAAGAAGACGCTGGCGATGGGCGTGCCGCTCGCAATGCTGATTTTTGGAACACGCGAGGATTTGTCGCTGATCCTGCTGCCAATCATGTTGTACCATCCGCTGCAATTGTTCGCCAACGGGTTGCTCGCGAATCGATGGGCAAGGCAGACCTGA